The Papilio machaon chromosome 15, ilPapMach1.1, whole genome shotgun sequence region TTAGAAATGACCACATCATTATATTGCCTACaacttataaaactaaaatgcaTTTcctcttataataaaaaaagtcgtAAAACACCGcaaaatgatataattatatacagGACTAAAAGTTTGACGGTTCACAGAATTCAAAcgcttattttatataataatattactttgaaTCCTTCGCAACGGACCCTTGGAATAAAAAGACATGTCAAAATGatgcaaaataaaacttaaacattaGTCGAGGCGCGTCGGTCGCGGGGCGGGTCCGGCGCGAGTCCGGAGCGGGTCCGGCGCGAGTCCGGAGCGGGTCCGGCGCGAGGGATGCATCAATAGTACATCGATCTTggtgtatttatataatgattaTATCTCTTACACAACGAAAATATACTTCTAACGCACAAACTCTTTACACGAACAGCCTTCCCGGAACATCCGTTCACTAAAGGACTCGGAACACGTCACACACGCACACACGCAGTCACacaaacattcatacatcaaCACACGTATCGCATTTGGcagttaatataattttgctcACAGTGTTCAATATTCACATAACACTCGttctattacaaaataaagtagTGTCTGTTACTGAAGCGATACTATCTGCTCCGGAGATGGAATGTGAATATTGACGCGTACAAAAGTGAGTCCACGTCGGATGTCTATTTGCCGTACACTCTACATatgaaaaaatcttattaaaatgGAAGTACTTATTCATACATGCTTTTAACAACTAACTCgaatcaaaacaaaatggctgacattttaatatggtgctttaaaaatactaatttcgataaaaattattgcgtTTTATtagtaatctaatatataaaagaagacGTAACACGGAACAAGACGGGCATTCGAGTGCTcgacaaataattttagcaaaATATCATCATAATCGTACAACTAAGTAATCCGTGTAGCAAagtagatatatatatatgtatatacacCACACAGTCACacgttttttatacaataggaattaaaaatactaaactaaaaataaaaccagtcACTTAATGAGCTATAAAATAGTATGTAAGTTAGCCAACGATACACTGGCCTAGTGCGAGCGCAGCGGGCGCGGGGCCGCTTGCACTTTCTTACACCAAATCGACACTGATTGTAACTTCACAATAGACAATTCTTTAACAGAGAaccaaattacatttttaaaaaatttatttcacgagattgagtgaaaaaaaaaatattaaaaaatattttttttgtatgcatTATtgcgatttaaaaattcgattcGGCACAAAGCTAGTCCCCGCGGCGCCGACTGTCGCTGCTCttgcaataaaaaagacatctctcatattaaaaatgaccGAGGCTTGTGAGTTGTCGCAGTCCGCATCTTTACACGTGTCCTTCAGAGATCAATATGGCGTCGAGAATGCGGCATGCATTATTGgtcaatgttaaaaaaagacaaatttggttattaattaatgccatttctaacctaaaaattatatcgtacATTAAAATCGTTCATTGATTATTAATCGGTAACGGTACAGTACAATATTCGCACACCATTTCTTTACTGCGTCGGAACTGAATCAAAACATTCTAATTCAATGGTcactattaattatatcagGCTTTTAAgacgtaaatttaattaaaaaaagagtcGATAAACGATTGAGCTATTCAATCTGTGGATTTTggatttgttatttaaagtataattatcacagataacattaaaataaaaataaggtaTGCATGTTGGAATTGTAGTGTGTGAAAGTAAATAGCGCTGAATGCTTGTACCAATGACGAAACGACTCGCTGATTGACCTCACTCTTGTGCTTATATTGCTTTTCGTACTACATTACGAttctagataaataaaaaaatctgcatAGCATGTTAAAAAATCTCTAAGAGAGAATGGCAGTGTAAGGAGCACAAAATTagtagaaaattaataaaaaaaattgcgttcAGTATATAATAACAAGATTTACACGTCTTGAGATTGATGAGAGGCCAAAATTATCACTTATTTACAGTTCATATTAtccattaataatttcatattatgtatgtattggttcatattttatatgaaaagctGTGGAGTGTAGTCGTTTAGAAATTGGTACAGTTGTTATATATAACGCAGCGGCGTCGTGTGAGCCGCGCCAGAATCAATCTGTATAGGATTTGTCTACATGTCTACGAGTTTATACGTGATAGGTTGCCGAGTGGCGCGACCCCTTCCCCCACATGTCTGCACACCGCCattcattgtaaatatatgGAGACACAAAGCaatgtttagtttataaacaaaaagctGCAAATAATTTGCCAACTATTAACACACATTTCATTTTAGTCAAGAATATTGCTGAGCGAGTCTTTCCGAGGGCTGGAGTGTAGCGGTGTAGCGGTGCTGAAGTCAGATGGAAGTAGACATTGTGTTGTTAGAGAGGAGCGCGGTGTCGCGAGGCGGAGGGCTGCAGCTGTTGCAGCGGCGTCACGTGGCGCGCCTGTGTGATGACGTCAGCAGTGGGCGTGGCCTCTGTGACGCGACGCGCTGTCGCCGCGGCAGTGGCGGTGCGCGTGGGGCGCGTGGGGCGCGTGGGGCGCGGGGTGCGCGTGGGGCGCGTGGGGCGCGTGGGGCGCGGGGTGCGCTAGGGCGCGCGGTACAGCAGGTAGGCGGTGAGCGCGGGCGGCAGCGCGAGGCGGGAGGCGGCCGCGCGCAGTCGGCTGCGCCCCACGCGCTGTCGTATCACTCGCCGGCACAGCTCCATTAGTGGCAATGGCTCGGCTGAAACGGACAAGTTGCACTATGTATAATCCGACACTAAATTGAAAAGAATTAGCACCCTTTGATACATTTATTTGTagataaatactattttttaagaagattaattttgaattactaTCTCGCTGAGAGGGTAACTCCATAATTGAAATAAGAGTGAGTACTCACGATCGAGTCCGCCGATGTATTTCATAGTGATCTCGGCGTGGCCCCAGACGGCGGAGACGATGGGGTAGAGCGTCTTGCCGCGCAGGCCGCGCGCCGCCACGCCGAGGTAGCGGCCGTCGGCGCAGAAGGCGAGCGTGCCCTCATCCATGTCTAGCACTACGAGCAGCCGGTCGGGCACCAGGAACTGCTCATCGGGTCGCAACAGGCCCGGGTACGTGGTGCCGCTGCCGCCCGTGCCCTTCGCATTGTGATACACCTGCAACACACACAAACACGTACTCTGTTAGTTTTACTACTCCAAACTCCAAACAATTGCAATGGGAATAGAAATCACAGAAAGTGATATGTTTACCTTATTTCTTCCCAAGTCCCAGCCCCAGCTCTGGTCGGTGGCGCCGACGAGGCTCTGGTAGCCGACGGAGTGCAACGGCGCGTGTGCGGTGGCGACTCCGACGACGGCGTGTGTGCCGCGCTGGCGAGCCGGCCACACCACCTCCCAGCAGTGCAGCCCTCGCGAGTACCCCACGCGGCCTCTGATGCAGTCCGTGCTCTGCGCCACCGGGTGCCGGTGGAACGTCAACGCGTCCTCCTCCTTCACGAAGATGTTCAGAGATCTGCCAATACAATATACATACCCattagtacataaaaaaaattatattgaaacatCGTCATTATCAATTGTCAGATCAACTATGAACAATTTTTTGCACGATTTCAATTCCATTTCACGCACCAATTCATCAAATGAAACAATTAATATTGGCTCACGACACAGATACATAGATTGCCGTAACAAACTATCAAccataatatatatgtatatataggtACATTATGAAGTTCAATACTTCTTACATACGATAAGGGCTGGTATAAAATTTGCATATGCATTGCTTGATTGGAAGCAATcagaagtaaaataaacttttgcatgaaattttattagggAAACTAACTTTGAATGAGGGACTAAAAAAATCGTAAGAATTCGTTTGAAGCGAGGCTCGGAGACTATGAAGTCGCGCTACTCGGCCGGAGTTTAATAAGAACGTTTCTTAGAAATAGTCGTGTAAGCGTTCATTACAAAATAAGACGAAACTCTTCAAGTCAAAACAACTTTTGATTCTCAAGCTCGAGATATACTATAAAGATTTCTTCTAAGAATTAACATTACTTTGGAATGGCTTATAATTTGTAAGCaaattctattctatttttaattaccgtTGGATGTAAATAACATACttccagagctgggcattaactcgttaatccgttaatcgtttattaacgaagttaacattttgcttaacggattaacttttaagttaacttcaaaaagtgttaacgcttttgttaacttccgttaaattcaacttccgttaaaaaagtccgttaatcgttaaattagaaacttggggacgtgctgtcattttgtttaaattacgtgccacgccacgctcatAAGTTCatctatgttgggcgactgtcggcgactcgaatggtgaatgAACgatttgataattgatatatgtgaagttcgcgtgcaagtgtgatggatcagagcgtccgggaaagacgtgaccaacaggacaaaatcaaaagaaggttcgaaatagtatatttcattacgagtatataaaacaagagtgtgtaatagcccacattccgaatgTTCTTCGTCCCTACAATTCCCGCCAATCCCTTTCTttagcaactgtattaaaacaattttttactcgtgctttttcactagcttttccaaactcgtgcgttctctttcccaactgtcaaaataatgtctattaaaaagaaaaaaccaaccacgaagttttttacaaaaaaaaatcattgaagtttttatgattcatgcaaatatttctagaaAGAagttcctaatttgttacaatatcagatttaatgatttgattcaatgaattaggttagttttcattttatttcatctcactTTAGTGAGATacgtacacgtgcggaactgtcattacaacttgttccaactgtcaaccctcaccttcggctgcgcctcggctcgggtagacatttgtcggaactctgcaatgacaggctttccacactcgtaatgaaatatactataatgcattcatacttgtctccaatactaatttgttacggaatgtatagtcaaattactattttaaacaagtgtcgccacaataagtgtgaaattagtatgtataattttggtatggttaactgttaacgattaactttaacttgcgttaaattttcgagaatttaacgctttaacgattaacgaagttaattttttaattaacgaattaacgattaacgaagttaacttttcgattaactgtgcccacctgtgcatACTTCGtcctaatatttaaatgtacatttagaTTTTTCGATGTTTCAATCTTAAGATAAACAAATAAGTgtgatgtaaaattaaaaatggcaaGGGAACAATTAAAAGGCCATTTAAGACGAAAGTGACGAAAGTGACCGGGGCGAGACATAAATGTTTGAAAGTAAATGCGTCTGGGGGCGGCCGGTACCGCGGGACCTAACGTCTCGCCTTAACTAAACAATCTTCTACAAAAACGTATAAAGCATCAGCCAAATTGTTTTACACATTGGCAAGGACATAGTCTGAAGGTCTCATGTATAATTGTCTATGCCCTGCCGCTTTCTTTGTCTTTAACGGATTTAAAGAGCGCATGCCATACAgtcaattacaattttaatagttattttgaGAGCTTTATGAGATTtactttttgtaaaatcaCAACTTAATAGATAATgaaatcaattttgttttaaacatgttttaaaaaaaaaatttttttccttaacttaatctaacttatatagaaacggctaaaacactcacgtctatatatccggtgtcgtcaccgactagtttcgagcccttcgagggcccttcatcagggtgagtgggactggtattatttcgacGATTATTttcagtgagcgacgggccgcgtccgcgaaataataccagtcccactcaccctgatgaagggcccccgaagggctcgaaactagtcggtgacgacaccggatatatagacgtgagtgttttagccgtttctatataagttagtgataatgtctcacgaaagtttgaataatttaattaacttaatctttatatttctaaTGTTTCATggcaatgaaatataatattttttgtgtcttATCCTAAAATAACAGCGTTGTAAGTTTGTCAGACGAAATAAACTAATAgtaatcataaattatttaatttatttgcgaGAACGACTCGCATAATTTACGGGAAAAAAGTGTTAATCTGAGACACAAGAACCTGCTGGGCCTTTGAAAGTACAAAAAGCTCATTATTTCGGAGCAGCTTGATCGATTTCTCCGAAACAGGGCTACAAGCGATCGGGCAAATATTAGATTTCGATTACGGAGGCCGCCACGAAATTGGGCGATCCGTTTTAGAAGGTACTACAAACAGACCAACAGAAACGAAATGTTCACACCGTGAAGTGGTAACCTTACTGGTTCTTACTATTACTATAAATGCGCAAGTTTGGATAGATCAcatgaacagatcttgatgaaatttggaacgcattaaattactttttaagtcGCAGATGACagctacttttaaaaaaaatatttcaaaaccaaaccaaatatataaataattatacattaataaccgtaagtttctgagaccatatccccatttaaaacttattgttatctctgttttgtcaaagataatgactgatatattttatacagaaagtttggtctcagaaaccaaggGTTAGTACGTTTGTCTTCATACAGAGGTATCGGTGAAAGAACTTTTTATACAATCAGAATTTATTTCTCTCCTTTGCCAGCTAAAGTATCCACATTTGTAGGGCCAATACATCTACCTACCTCAGTTGAGAAAGATAGCACGAGCATGATCGGCTTAGCGTACCTtttgaagaattaaattataaatatcacgTCCAACTCACAATGGCGTCGCGCGCCGCGTGCCGACTAAGCTTTGAAACTCTACAGCACGATCGTGCAATGCGGATAAATTAAAgcttacattatatttaaagcaTAACCTAAGAACATAAAAATCCTGGAGCCGATTCAATCAGCttcattatgttattttctaatGTGCGTAAAGTAATTGGTGCCATATTTTTTCGCAATATAGCgaggttttttatatttctggtcTGGCTATaacacatttatttcttatgtcTGTCTAAGTTATTACGTTTCTTCGCCTTTTTGTCTGTCTACTTTTTGTATACAGTTTTATAAAGTCATAttgtaataacatattatcatTTGAAATGTTGCAATAATTCCACGTTACCGAATCCAGGGTGGTACTCGTAAGGAGATGAAGTAAAAAATCAGATACTTTCCTCTAGTTCACTTCACAacaatatcttaatatatttgtattagtgaagtatttataagtaaataattaacggttggtttctgagaccaaatctctgcataaaacatatcatcatccctgtatattatactatactatatttgacaaaacagagataacaatatgttttaaacggggattttggtctcagaaacccacgataaatCGTGCTACTTAACCACAGCttagataattaattaatgtttattgtaatCAGTCTAGAGTTCGCAGTAATCCCGATTGACTGACGCATAAATGGTTTTAGCGAACATTTACACAAGACAAAGCGGAATTGTTTTTGCTTTGAGGAAAAACTAATGTACTACTTCGTTGCAGTTCTACGATCGACATAGTACATATTATAAACGGAACACTTTTATAGTATTCGTAATAAACTGCAAAGTAATTCTTggtattatgtattaataatgatgatttaaaatgaataatacaGCTATTGTAATCGAATTGTAAACTGTTAATGTTCTAACAACACAGTTGTGCTAGGacaatactttttcttataagccATAGTTTGGTATGCTCTTTGTTTTTTACTCTTACGTACAAGGCAGTCTGTAGCAATACGCCGGATAAAGAACAAGATTATGTCAGCCTTGTCTTAAGACTAGTGATGTTCCGgatcaaaatcattatcgtaTATCCAACACATTACTTAAGATCataaatagaaagaaaatagTGTTTAACACTACATTTGAAGTACGATGTTGAATTTTGATGTTTtcagaaagaaaaataataatgacgaGTTCGTTACTTCAGAAGAATGGTAACGTGGTTTGCGATTCAGTAAGCAACGATTCAGAGC contains the following coding sequences:
- the LOC106721038 gene encoding protein gustavus isoform X1 — encoded protein: MLHSHSDRLILFRFHICSTLCLLVTCVSCHGTVAKPPHAFRHWRYKSGVRSVRGGGGGAGAGAGGGGLKALPKRARTRCRGMNMGQKLSGGVKSVSRECTAPFKAVVARELAPEPPRPARLDALLDAPPAHPDLQHKHAWNPEDRSLNIFVKEEDALTFHRHPVAQSTDCIRGRVGYSRGLHCWEVVWPARQRGTHAVVGVATAHAPLHSVGYQSLVGATDQSWGWDLGRNKVYHNAKGTGGSGTTYPGLLRPDEQFLVPDRLLVVLDMDEGTLAFCADGRYLGVAARGLRGKTLYPIVSAVWGHAEITMKYIGGLDPEPLPLMELCRRVIRQRVGRSRLRAAASRLALPPALTAYLLYRAP
- the LOC106721038 gene encoding protein gustavus isoform X3 yields the protein MSCERRTKAARFLDLRYKSGVRSVRGGGGGAGAGAGGGGLKALPKRARTRCRGMNMGQKLSGGVKSVSRECTAPFKAVVARELAPEPPRPARLDALLDAPPAHPDLQHKHAWNPEDRSLNIFVKEEDALTFHRHPVAQSTDCIRGRVGYSRGLHCWEVVWPARQRGTHAVVGVATAHAPLHSVGYQSLVGATDQSWGWDLGRNKVYHNAKGTGGSGTTYPGLLRPDEQFLVPDRLLVVLDMDEGTLAFCADGRYLGVAARGLRGKTLYPIVSAVWGHAEITMKYIGGLDPEPLPLMELCRRVIRQRVGRSRLRAAASRLALPPALTAYLLYRAP
- the LOC106721038 gene encoding protein gustavus isoform X2, which gives rise to MCTPLPSWWFVPAGMPAALDLTRYKSGVRSVRGGGGGAGAGAGGGGLKALPKRARTRCRGMNMGQKLSGGVKSVSRECTAPFKAVVARELAPEPPRPARLDALLDAPPAHPDLQHKHAWNPEDRSLNIFVKEEDALTFHRHPVAQSTDCIRGRVGYSRGLHCWEVVWPARQRGTHAVVGVATAHAPLHSVGYQSLVGATDQSWGWDLGRNKVYHNAKGTGGSGTTYPGLLRPDEQFLVPDRLLVVLDMDEGTLAFCADGRYLGVAARGLRGKTLYPIVSAVWGHAEITMKYIGGLDPEPLPLMELCRRVIRQRVGRSRLRAAASRLALPPALTAYLLYRAP
- the LOC106721038 gene encoding protein gustavus isoform X4, which translates into the protein MNMGQKLSGGVKSVSRECTAPFKAVVARELAPEPPRPARLDALLDAPPAHPDLQHKHAWNPEDRSLNIFVKEEDALTFHRHPVAQSTDCIRGRVGYSRGLHCWEVVWPARQRGTHAVVGVATAHAPLHSVGYQSLVGATDQSWGWDLGRNKVYHNAKGTGGSGTTYPGLLRPDEQFLVPDRLLVVLDMDEGTLAFCADGRYLGVAARGLRGKTLYPIVSAVWGHAEITMKYIGGLDPEPLPLMELCRRVIRQRVGRSRLRAAASRLALPPALTAYLLYRAP